From Sinorhizobium sp. RAC02, a single genomic window includes:
- a CDS encoding DUF2934 domain-containing protein, whose product MEQATMMDRFERIRKKAYEIWQSEGCPPGEDLRHWLIAKSELDENVTVAPPLAGLSVFGERDRGSAGDGKVAPSERAGPGEQVAITTGAAPPRKKVKRTEGQ is encoded by the coding sequence ATGGAGCAAGCCACCATGATGGACAGATTCGAACGCATCCGCAAAAAAGCTTATGAAATTTGGCAGTCGGAAGGATGCCCGCCTGGCGAAGATTTGCGCCACTGGCTGATCGCCAAGTCAGAGCTTGATGAAAATGTCACAGTGGCACCCCCACTCGCGGGACTTTCTGTTTTCGGGGAACGTGATCGCGGGAGCGCTGGCGACGGAAAGGTCGCGCCAAGCGAGCGTGCTGGACCAGGCGAACAAGTCGCGATTACCACCGGCGCTGCCCCGCCGCGCAAGAAGGTCAAGCGGACCGAAGGGCAATGA
- a CDS encoding divalent metal cation transporter, with protein sequence MYFAFIVFSLGMIGTGTLSIPVLAGSAAYAASECFSWNCSLESTPWEAKGFYAVISAATFLGFGLEFTPINPVTDLFWSAVSNWFFAVPITVGIMMVVSRSSRMKQFTARPILITGGRAATGVIASAATAKLVFR encoded by the coding sequence GTGTACTTTGCATTTATCGTGTTCAGCCTCGGCATGATCGGGACGGGCACGTTGTCGATCCCCGTGCTCGCAGGTTCCGCAGCGTATGCCGCTTCGGAATGTTTCAGCTGGAACTGCAGCCTCGAAAGCACGCCGTGGGAGGCCAAAGGATTTTACGCCGTGATCAGCGCCGCGACCTTCCTCGGTTTCGGTCTCGAATTCACGCCGATCAATCCGGTCACCGACCTGTTCTGGAGTGCTGTGAGCAATTGGTTCTTTGCTGTCCCGATCACGGTTGGCATCATGATGGTGGTGAGCCGCAGTTCCCGGATGAAGCAATTCACGGCCCGGCCAATTCTCATCACTGGGGGCAGGGCGGCGACCGGTGTGATTGCATCGGCAGCAACTGCGAAGCTGGTATTCCGTTGA
- a CDS encoding DUF6766 family protein, whose translation MKFLRDNGLTIVLMIATTATLLGMLLTGVSVYNDELIQHHQPTVSTTAYLTSGHFLSSLFENWESEFLQMSAYVVLTAFLFQRGSAESKDPEGSAKQDQDPASPADDLNAPLPVRLGGLSASLYAYSLGIVLFVLFVLSFAFHLEHSAAAEAVEALSHGEPAPTIWQHAGSPKFWFESFQNWQSEFLSTAVLVVLSIFLRFRGSPESKPVAAPHSKTGG comes from the coding sequence GTGAAATTTCTTCGGGACAACGGCTTAACGATCGTCTTGATGATCGCAACGACGGCAACTCTGCTGGGGATGCTGCTGACAGGAGTCTCTGTCTACAATGACGAACTGATCCAGCATCATCAGCCTACGGTATCCACGACCGCATACCTGACCAGCGGGCATTTCCTGTCCTCCCTGTTCGAGAACTGGGAAAGCGAGTTCCTGCAGATGTCGGCCTATGTCGTCCTCACGGCTTTCCTCTTCCAGCGCGGCTCGGCTGAATCGAAGGATCCGGAGGGCAGCGCGAAGCAGGACCAGGATCCTGCGAGCCCTGCCGATGACCTCAATGCTCCTCTGCCCGTCCGGCTTGGCGGGTTATCGGCCAGTCTATACGCCTACTCGCTTGGAATCGTGCTTTTCGTCCTTTTCGTCCTGAGCTTTGCATTCCATCTGGAGCACAGCGCAGCCGCCGAAGCCGTCGAGGCCCTAAGCCACGGTGAACCCGCGCCGACGATCTGGCAGCACGCGGGCAGTCCGAAATTCTGGTTCGAATCCTTCCAGAACTGGCAGTCCGAATTCCTGTCCACGGCTGTTCTCGTGGTCCTCTCGATTTTTCTGCGCTTTCGCGGTTCGCCGGAGTCAAAACCAGTTGCCGCGCCGCATTCCAAAACGGGAGGATAG
- a CDS encoding HWE histidine kinase domain-containing protein → MKIALATDKISSREHFLEAIVQSAIDYAIISMDLDGLVTSWNEGARKILGWTPAEMVGKPATAFFTQEDRENGVPQKEMTAALERGRGNDERWHLRADGTTFWASGEMMALRAPDDDVIGFIKILRDRTQERERVERERLLMHELGHRMKNTLSVVQAIVTQSLRNAGSLEDASEKLLSRIAAYARAHEALLQKDWTSATLATLVDAARTTIGLEGSERITSVGPDVELGPQAALSFSLVLHELLTNAAKYGALSNTDGRVDITWNIECRDKAEVLVVSWREIDGPRILKPTPGREGFGSRLIVSSLAAYGEANVTYASEGMMLVAELLLAKLQFRNDVSQLDRPMP, encoded by the coding sequence ATGAAGATCGCCCTTGCCACTGACAAGATCTCCTCAAGAGAGCATTTCCTTGAGGCAATCGTTCAAAGCGCCATCGACTATGCCATCATTTCCATGGACCTTGATGGCCTTGTCACCAGTTGGAACGAAGGTGCGCGCAAGATTCTGGGTTGGACGCCCGCGGAGATGGTCGGAAAACCCGCAACAGCTTTCTTCACACAGGAAGACCGGGAAAACGGTGTCCCACAGAAGGAAATGACGGCCGCACTCGAAAGAGGCCGGGGCAATGACGAGCGGTGGCACCTGCGAGCGGACGGCACCACATTCTGGGCGTCCGGCGAGATGATGGCATTGCGTGCCCCCGACGACGACGTCATCGGTTTTATCAAGATCCTTCGGGACCGGACTCAGGAGCGCGAACGCGTCGAGCGTGAGCGCCTCCTCATGCACGAACTCGGCCATCGCATGAAGAATACGCTGTCGGTCGTTCAGGCGATCGTGACGCAATCGCTGCGGAACGCAGGCTCGCTGGAGGATGCATCGGAAAAGCTCCTGTCGCGGATTGCGGCCTACGCACGGGCGCATGAGGCCCTGCTGCAGAAGGATTGGACGAGTGCGACGCTCGCGACCTTGGTCGACGCCGCGCGCACGACCATCGGATTGGAGGGAAGCGAGCGCATCACATCCGTCGGACCCGACGTCGAGCTGGGACCGCAGGCGGCCCTCTCATTCTCGCTGGTCCTTCACGAACTCCTGACGAATGCTGCGAAATACGGGGCACTGTCCAATACCGATGGACGGGTCGACATCACTTGGAACATCGAATGCCGCGATAAGGCCGAGGTCCTCGTGGTTTCCTGGCGGGAGATCGATGGCCCGCGCATCCTGAAACCCACACCCGGACGTGAGGGGTTCGGATCCCGCCTTATCGTTTCCAGTCTTGCCGCCTATGGCGAGGCGAATGTCACTTACGCGTCGGAAGGCATGATGCTTGTCGCTGAACTGTTGCTCGCCAAGCTGCAGTTCCGCAACGACGTGTCGCAGCTCGATCGCCCGATGCCCTAA
- a CDS encoding DUF982 domain-containing protein, with amino-acid sequence MLADIFFSTPLHVHLSNGLSRTFDSVNDTLDFLENEWPLRHGERYKRACKKCRAALLRHTPVAIAREAFVAACLEAGLPIQGLPPRWQRSECSAPPRMSA; translated from the coding sequence ATGCTAGCTGACATATTCTTCTCGACGCCCCTGCATGTACACCTGTCCAATGGGCTGAGCCGCACCTTCGACAGCGTCAACGACACCCTCGACTTTCTCGAGAATGAATGGCCGCTTCGTCATGGCGAGCGCTATAAGCGCGCTTGCAAGAAGTGCCGCGCCGCGCTCCTTCGCCACACGCCGGTCGCCATTGCGCGTGAAGCGTTCGTTGCCGCATGCCTCGAGGCGGGCTTGCCCATTCAAGGATTACCGCCAAGGTGGCAGCGATCCGAATGCTCCGCCCCGCCGCGGATGAGTGCCTGA
- a CDS encoding flavodoxin family protein — MTLHALAFNSTLKSSSSSEKSSTSKLLEMIAEEFQKHGVETEVVRLADHDIKPGVSSDEGEGDAWPEIRKKVLNADILLIGTPIWLGQPSSVCKRALERMDAFLEETDEQGRMVSYGKVAAVAVVGNEDGAHHVSAEVFQALNDVGFTIPANAVAYWVGEAMGSTNFVDLEKTPEAVETMMSMLARNTVHLAGLLKQTQYPGEGK; from the coding sequence ATGACCCTTCACGCTTTGGCCTTCAACAGCACCCTGAAATCCTCGAGTTCCTCGGAGAAGTCCTCGACAAGCAAGCTACTTGAAATGATTGCCGAGGAATTCCAGAAGCACGGCGTCGAGACCGAGGTCGTCCGGCTGGCCGATCACGACATCAAACCTGGTGTCAGCTCGGATGAAGGAGAGGGAGACGCCTGGCCAGAGATCAGGAAGAAAGTTCTTAATGCCGATATTCTGTTGATCGGCACGCCTATCTGGCTGGGACAGCCCTCGAGTGTCTGCAAACGGGCGCTGGAACGGATGGACGCGTTCTTGGAGGAGACCGACGAGCAGGGCCGGATGGTCTCCTACGGCAAAGTGGCGGCAGTCGCGGTTGTCGGAAATGAAGACGGCGCCCATCATGTCTCTGCCGAGGTATTTCAGGCCCTCAACGATGTCGGTTTTACCATCCCTGCCAACGCCGTGGCCTACTGGGTCGGCGAAGCGATGGGCTCGACGAATTTCGTCGACCTCGAAAAGACTCCTGAGGCAGTCGAAACGATGATGTCAATGTTGGCGCGTAACACCGTTCATCTGGCGGGTCTGCTGAAGCAGACTCAGTATCCAGGGGAGGGGAAGTGA
- the nadE gene encoding ammonia-dependent NAD(+) synthetase: MEQSAIIEALGVQRNFDAAHEIAGRVQFLKSYLIDSRQTAYVLGISGGVDSLAAGLLAQRAVRELREDGRVATFIAVRLPYGVQADEHDAAAAVAAIRPDRVITVDIKPGADSLMAAVLAGGTDPDMRHHFILGNVKARQRMIAQYAIAGVASGLVIGTDHAAEALMGFYTKFGDGAADVPPLAGLNKRRVRAVAATLGAPDPLVWKVPTAGLESDAPLRPDEEVYGVTYDQIDDFLKWRAIEPAAAEPIVSAYKASAHKRALPVPAR, translated from the coding sequence ATGGAGCAGTCAGCAATTATCGAAGCTCTTGGGGTTCAACGCAATTTCGACGCCGCGCACGAAATCGCCGGGCGCGTCCAGTTTCTAAAGAGCTACCTCATCGACAGCCGGCAGACAGCCTACGTGCTCGGCATCAGCGGGGGCGTGGATTCCTTGGCCGCCGGCTTGCTAGCCCAGCGTGCCGTGCGGGAGCTGCGCGAGGATGGGCGCGTCGCCACCTTCATCGCGGTCCGCCTCCCCTATGGTGTCCAGGCAGACGAACACGACGCGGCGGCGGCTGTCGCCGCCATCCGCCCGGACCGCGTCATCACGGTGGACATCAAGCCGGGCGCCGACAGCCTGATGGCGGCCGTGCTTGCCGGCGGCACCGATCCCGACATGCGCCATCATTTCATCCTCGGGAACGTGAAAGCACGTCAGAGGATGATAGCGCAATATGCGATTGCTGGAGTTGCCTCCGGCCTCGTCATCGGCACCGACCACGCCGCCGAAGCGCTGATGGGCTTTTATACCAAGTTCGGCGATGGCGCCGCCGATGTCCCCCCCCTCGCCGGGCTCAACAAAAGACGGGTCCGCGCCGTGGCCGCCACGCTCGGCGCACCGGATCCGCTCGTATGGAAGGTTCCCACGGCCGGTCTCGAATCCGATGCGCCGCTTCGTCCCGACGAAGAGGTCTACGGCGTGACCTATGATCAGATCGACGATTTCCTGAAGTGGCGGGCCATCGAGCCCGCAGCGGCCGAGCCGATCGTGTCGGCCTACAAGGCAAGTGCCCACAAACGGGCGCTCCCCGTTCCAGCGCGATAA
- a CDS encoding response regulator produces MFKVLVVEDDVLIRLTIVDALHEAGFEVLEAGTAEDAINMMNEDTIHLLFTDIQLPGKLTGIDVAHAVTKRFPDAGIIVVSGRLSPEDIALPSGG; encoded by the coding sequence ATGTTCAAGGTACTGGTCGTCGAAGACGACGTGCTGATCCGGCTGACGATAGTCGATGCTCTGCATGAGGCTGGCTTCGAGGTTCTTGAGGCAGGCACCGCGGAAGACGCGATCAATATGATGAACGAGGACACGATCCATCTCCTCTTCACCGACATCCAGTTGCCGGGCAAGCTGACAGGGATTGATGTCGCGCACGCGGTTACGAAGCGTTTCCCGGATGCCGGAATTATCGTGGTATCCGGCCGGCTGAGCCCCGAAGACATCGCGTTGCCATCGGGGGGCTGA